From one Mobula birostris isolate sMobBir1 chromosome 18, sMobBir1.hap1, whole genome shotgun sequence genomic stretch:
- the LOC140212223 gene encoding dual specificity protein phosphatase 13A-like produces the protein MSGEVMRSSGPRRETRTPTVIELEGILRSNRVPLSRIDQVWPNLYIGDMTVAHDRFQLWKLGITHVLNAAHKQLASSGCQDLYGTAMDYYGITASDLPSFDISAYFHSASDYIHQSLDILGGKVLVHCAFGYSRSATLVLAYLMIHHHLTLLDAVNTVAQHRRIFPNRGFLKQLRALDLKLQLGTEV, from the exons ATGTCAGGGGAAGTAATGCGATCCAGTGGCCCCAGGCGAGAAACCCGCACCCCCACGGTGATAGAGCTGGAGGGCATCTTGCGCAGTAACAGAGTTCCACTCAGTCGGATTGATCAGGTCTGGCCAAACCTGTACATTGGAGACAT GACAGTGGCCCATGATAGATTTCAGCTGTGGAAGTTGGGGATTACTCACGTGTTAAACGCTGCACATAAGCAGCTGGCGTCCAGCGGCTGCCAGGATCTCTACGGCACTGCTATGGATTATTACGGCATCACAGCCTCTGACCTACCAAGCTTTGACATTTCTGCCTATTTCCACTCTGCAAGTGACTATATACATCAATCCCTCGATATACTGGGAG GGAAGGTGTTGGTTCACTGTGCCTTTGGATACAGCAGGTCAGCTACCCTGGTCTTGGCCTACCTAATGATTCATCATCATCTTACACTGCTGGACGCTGTCAACACAGTGGCTCAACACAGGCGAATCTTCCCCAATCGAGGGTTTTTAAAACAGTTACGCGCCCTGGACTTGAAATTACAACTTGGAACAGAGGTCTGA